One segment of Yersinia kristensenii DNA contains the following:
- a CDS encoding adenylosuccinate synthase, which produces MGKNVVVLGTQWGDEGKGKVVDLLTERAKYVVRYQGGHNAGHTLVINGEKTVLHLIPSGILRENVTSIIGNGVVLAPDALMKEMTELEARGVPVRERLLLSEACPLILPYHVALDNAREKARGAKAIGTTGRGIGPAYEDKVARRGLRVGDLFNKETFAIKLKEIVDYHNFQLVHYYKEEAVDYQKVLDEVLAIADILTAMVVDVSELLDGARKRGDFMMFEGAQGTLLDIDHGTYPYVTSSNTTAGGVATGSGLGPRYVDYVLGIVKAYSTRVGAGPFPTELNDETGEFLRKQGNEYGATTGRSRRTGWLDIVAVRRAVQINSLSGFCMTKLDVLDGLKEVKLCVGYRMPDGREVTTTPLAAEGWEGIEPIYETMPGWTETTFGVKEHSKLPQAALNYIARVEELTGVPVDIISTGPDREETMILRDPFDA; this is translated from the coding sequence ATGGGTAAGAACGTCGTCGTACTGGGCACCCAATGGGGTGACGAAGGTAAGGGCAAGGTCGTTGACCTGCTGACTGAACGGGCTAAATATGTTGTGCGCTATCAAGGTGGTCACAACGCTGGCCACACTTTGGTTATCAACGGTGAGAAAACCGTTCTTCATTTAATTCCCTCAGGTATTCTGCGTGAAAACGTAACCAGCATCATCGGTAACGGTGTGGTACTGGCGCCTGACGCTTTAATGAAAGAGATGACAGAACTTGAAGCGCGCGGTGTGCCGGTACGTGAGCGACTGTTACTCTCCGAAGCATGCCCATTAATCCTGCCTTATCATGTAGCTCTGGATAATGCGCGTGAAAAAGCACGTGGTGCAAAAGCTATCGGTACTACCGGTCGTGGTATCGGCCCTGCCTATGAAGATAAAGTTGCTCGCCGCGGTCTGCGTGTAGGCGATTTATTCAACAAAGAAACTTTCGCGATCAAACTGAAAGAAATTGTGGATTACCACAACTTCCAGTTGGTGCATTACTACAAAGAAGAAGCGGTTGACTACCAGAAAGTGCTGGATGAAGTATTGGCAATCGCCGATATTCTGACCGCAATGGTTGTTGATGTTTCTGAATTGCTGGACGGTGCCCGCAAACGTGGCGATTTCATGATGTTTGAAGGCGCACAAGGCACTTTGCTGGACATCGACCACGGTACTTATCCGTATGTGACTTCATCTAACACCACCGCGGGTGGCGTTGCTACAGGTTCTGGCCTGGGCCCACGTTATGTTGATTACGTGCTGGGTATCGTGAAAGCCTACTCTACTCGTGTAGGTGCAGGGCCATTCCCGACTGAACTGAATGACGAAACAGGCGAGTTCCTGCGTAAGCAAGGCAACGAATATGGCGCGACTACTGGCCGTAGCCGTCGTACCGGTTGGCTGGATATCGTTGCAGTGCGTCGTGCTGTGCAGATCAACTCCTTGTCTGGCTTCTGCATGACTAAACTGGACGTGCTGGATGGCCTGAAAGAAGTTAAGCTTTGTGTTGGCTATCGTATGCCAGATGGTCGCGAAGTGACTACCACTCCGCTGGCGGCTGAGGGCTGGGAAGGTATCGAGCCAATCTACGAAACCATGCCAGGCTGGACAGAAACCACCTTTGGCGTGAAAGAACACAGTAAGTTGCCACAGGCAGCCCTGAACTACATCGCACGTGTAGAAGAGCTGACAGGTGTTCCGGTTGATATTATTTCTACCGGCCCAGATCGTGAAGAAACCATGATCCTGCGCGACCCATTTGATGCATGA
- a CDS encoding DUF2065 family protein translates to MNSTILLALGLVLVLEGLGPMLYPKTWRKMIQAMTELPDATLRRFGGGLVVAGVVIYYMLRSRMGG, encoded by the coding sequence ATGAATTCAACCATCTTATTAGCATTGGGTTTGGTTTTGGTACTGGAAGGGCTTGGCCCGATGCTTTACCCCAAAACCTGGCGCAAAATGATCCAGGCAATGACCGAATTACCTGATGCCACTTTACGCCGTTTTGGCGGAGGATTAGTGGTTGCAGGTGTCGTGATCTACTACATGTTGCGTAGCCGCATGGGTGGCTAA
- the hflK gene encoding FtsH protease activity modulator HflK: MAWNQPGNNGQDRDPWGSSNNNGGNSGGNNNNNKGGRDQGPPDLDDIFRKLSKKLSSLTGKGGGNGNGNNGATQGPAFSGRIVGIAVVAVVVIWAASGFYTIKEAERGVVTRLGKLSHIVQPGLNWKPTFIDEVTPVNVESVRELAASGVMLTSDENVVRIEMNVQYRVTDPAAYLFSVTNPDDSLRQATDSAVRGVIGKYTMDKILTEGRTIVRSDTQRVLEETIRPYKMGITLLDVNFQAARPPEEVKAAFDDAIAARENEQQYIREAEAYTNEVQPRANGQAQRLLEDARAYAARKVLEAQGEVAGFAKLLPEYKAAPEITRERLYIETMEKVLGHTRKVLANDKGNSLMVLPLDQLLRGQGATEKTDGNKDTSLIRLNPPSSANSSQESGANNSNTSSTSGSIMDQRRANAQRDTSTRVGRE; this comes from the coding sequence ATGGCGTGGAATCAGCCCGGTAATAACGGACAGGACCGCGATCCGTGGGGGAGCAGCAATAATAATGGCGGCAACTCTGGCGGAAATAACAATAATAATAAAGGTGGCCGTGACCAAGGGCCGCCCGATCTGGATGATATCTTCCGGAAACTGAGCAAAAAGCTAAGTAGCCTCACAGGCAAAGGTGGCGGCAACGGTAATGGCAACAATGGCGCGACACAAGGCCCTGCTTTTAGTGGGCGCATTGTGGGCATCGCTGTGGTTGCGGTTGTGGTTATCTGGGCGGCAAGTGGTTTCTATACAATTAAAGAAGCTGAGCGCGGTGTTGTGACTCGCTTGGGTAAATTAAGCCACATTGTGCAGCCAGGTTTGAACTGGAAACCGACTTTTATCGATGAAGTTACTCCGGTTAACGTCGAATCTGTACGTGAATTGGCTGCATCCGGGGTCATGCTGACCTCTGATGAAAACGTGGTTCGCATCGAAATGAACGTTCAGTATCGCGTAACTGACCCGGCCGCTTATCTGTTTAGCGTGACAAACCCGGATGACAGCTTGCGTCAGGCGACTGACAGCGCAGTGCGTGGTGTTATTGGTAAATACACCATGGACAAAATCCTCACCGAAGGCCGTACCATCGTTCGTAGCGATACTCAGCGTGTACTGGAAGAAACCATTCGTCCATACAAAATGGGTATCACTCTGCTGGACGTTAACTTCCAGGCAGCGCGTCCGCCGGAAGAAGTTAAAGCGGCGTTTGATGATGCGATTGCTGCCCGTGAAAACGAACAACAATACATTCGTGAAGCGGAAGCCTATACCAACGAAGTCCAGCCACGTGCCAATGGTCAGGCGCAGCGTCTGTTAGAAGATGCCCGTGCTTATGCCGCACGTAAAGTGTTGGAAGCGCAAGGTGAAGTTGCTGGTTTTGCCAAGTTGTTGCCTGAGTATAAGGCGGCACCGGAAATTACCCGTGAGCGTCTGTATATCGAAACCATGGAGAAAGTCCTCGGTCATACCCGCAAAGTGCTGGCGAATGACAAAGGTAATAGCCTGATGGTGCTGCCGTTGGATCAACTGCTGCGCGGACAAGGTGCTACAGAGAAAACGGATGGCAACAAAGACACCAGTCTGATTCGCTTGAATCCGCCTTCCTCTGCTAATAGCAGCCAAGAATCTGGTGCAAATAACTCGAATACCAGTTCAACCAGTGGCTCTATCATGGATCAGCGCCGAGCGAATGCTCAGCGTGATACTTCCACTCGCGTAGGGAGAGAATAA
- the hflC gene encoding protease modulator HflC translates to MRKSILLIVVVVLVALYASLFVVQEGQRGIVLRFGKVLRDSDNKPLVYAPGLHFKIPFIETVKTLDARIQTMDNQADRFVTNEKKDLIVDSYLKWRISDFSRYYLATGGGDVSQAEVLLKRKFSDRLRSEIGRLNVRDIVTDSRGRLTSDVRDALNTGSVGDEAVTTEADDAIASAAARVEQETRGKQPAVNPNSMAALGIEVVDVRIKQINLPAEVSDAIFQRMRAEREAVARRHRSQGQEEAEKLRATADYEVTRTLAEAERQARITRGGGDAEAARLFADAFSKDPDFYAFIRSLRAYENSFSSGNDVMVLSPESDFFRYMKSPDNSSKRP, encoded by the coding sequence ATGCGTAAGTCTATTTTACTTATCGTCGTTGTGGTGTTAGTCGCACTCTACGCTTCGCTGTTTGTGGTACAAGAAGGTCAACGCGGCATTGTACTGCGCTTTGGCAAGGTATTACGTGATAGTGATAACAAGCCGCTGGTGTACGCGCCGGGCCTGCACTTCAAAATACCATTTATCGAAACAGTGAAGACGTTGGATGCCCGTATTCAAACCATGGACAACCAGGCCGACCGTTTCGTGACTAACGAGAAAAAAGACCTGATTGTTGACTCATATCTGAAATGGCGCATCAGCGATTTCAGCCGTTACTATCTGGCCACTGGTGGTGGTGATGTATCTCAGGCTGAAGTTCTGTTGAAACGTAAATTCAGTGACCGTTTGCGTTCTGAAATCGGTCGCCTGAATGTACGCGACATCGTTACAGATTCACGTGGCCGTCTGACTTCAGATGTTCGTGATGCGCTGAATACCGGTAGTGTGGGCGATGAAGCCGTAACTACTGAAGCGGATGATGCTATTGCCTCTGCGGCAGCGCGTGTTGAACAGGAAACCCGTGGCAAACAGCCAGCGGTTAACCCGAACAGTATGGCGGCCCTGGGAATTGAAGTAGTTGACGTGCGTATCAAGCAAATCAACTTACCGGCAGAAGTCTCTGACGCTATCTTCCAGCGTATGCGTGCTGAACGTGAAGCGGTAGCCCGTCGTCACCGTTCGCAAGGTCAGGAAGAAGCCGAGAAGTTGCGTGCAACAGCTGACTATGAAGTGACACGTACTCTGGCAGAAGCAGAACGTCAGGCGCGTATTACACGTGGTGGCGGTGATGCAGAAGCGGCTCGTCTGTTTGCTGATGCATTCAGTAAAGACCCTGACTTCTATGCTTTCATCCGTAGCTTGCGCGCGTATGAAAATAGCTTCAGCAGCGGCAACGACGTGATGGTTCTGAGCCCTGAAAGTGATTTCTTCCGCTACATGAAATCGCCGGATAACTCGAGCAAACGTCCATAA
- the hfq gene encoding RNA chaperone Hfq yields the protein MAKGQSLQDPFLNALRRERVPVSIYLVNGIKLQGQVESFDQFVILLKNTVSQMVYKHAISTVVPSRPVSHHSNNPSGSTNNYHGSNPSAPQQPQQDSDDAE from the coding sequence ATGGCTAAGGGGCAATCTTTGCAAGATCCGTTCCTGAACGCATTGCGTCGTGAACGGGTTCCGGTTTCTATTTATTTAGTGAATGGCATTAAACTGCAGGGCCAAGTTGAGTCTTTTGATCAGTTTGTCATTCTGTTAAAAAATACAGTCAGCCAGATGGTGTATAAACACGCCATCTCTACTGTCGTGCCTTCTCGCCCGGTTTCGCATCACAGCAATAACCCGAGTGGTAGCACTAATAATTATCATGGTAGTAATCCATCTGCGCCGCAACAGCCGCAGCAGGATAGCGATGACGCTGAATAA
- the hflX gene encoding ribosome rescue GTPase HflX, protein MFDRYEGGEQAVLVHIYFSQDKNSEDLREFEALVSSAGVEALQIVTGSRKAPHPKFFVGEGKAVEIADAVKASGASVVLFDHALSAAQERNLERLCECRVIDRTGLILDIFAQRARTHEGKLQVELAQLRHIATRLVRGWTHLERQKGGIGLRGPGETQLETDRRLLRDRISLILSRLERVAKQREQGRRARTRADIPTVSLVGYTNAGKSSLFNKITAADVYAADQLFATLDPTLRRITVADVGDTVLADTVGFIRHLPHDLVAAFKATLQETRQASLLLHIIDAADPRVAENMAAVDSVLAEIEADEIPTLLVMNKIDLLDDFIPRIDRNEENLPVRVWLSAQTGAGIPLLFQALTERLSGEIAHFELRLPPQAGRLRSRFYQLQAIEKEWIDEDGNVGMVVRMPIVDWRRLCKQEQDLVSYIVNEPVRLID, encoded by the coding sequence TTGTTTGACCGTTATGAAGGCGGTGAGCAGGCCGTACTGGTTCATATCTATTTCTCGCAAGACAAAAACTCAGAGGATCTGCGTGAGTTCGAAGCGCTGGTATCTTCTGCGGGCGTAGAAGCTTTGCAAATTGTGACCGGTAGTCGCAAAGCTCCGCATCCTAAGTTTTTTGTGGGCGAGGGAAAGGCAGTAGAAATTGCTGACGCAGTGAAAGCCAGTGGCGCGTCTGTTGTCTTGTTTGATCATGCCCTTTCCGCCGCGCAGGAGCGAAATCTTGAGCGTTTGTGTGAGTGTCGGGTTATTGATCGTACTGGGCTTATTTTAGATATTTTTGCCCAACGGGCCCGTACCCATGAAGGTAAATTGCAGGTCGAATTAGCGCAATTGCGTCATATTGCGACTCGCTTGGTACGCGGTTGGACGCATCTTGAGCGTCAAAAGGGGGGCATCGGCCTAAGAGGGCCAGGTGAAACCCAGTTGGAGACCGATCGCCGTTTGCTACGTGACCGCATCAGCTTGATTTTGAGCCGTTTGGAGCGAGTTGCAAAGCAGCGTGAGCAGGGGCGGCGTGCGCGCACCCGTGCTGATATTCCGACAGTATCTTTGGTGGGATATACCAACGCCGGTAAATCTAGCCTGTTTAACAAAATTACGGCAGCTGATGTTTACGCGGCTGACCAACTATTTGCTACGCTGGATCCCACTTTACGCCGTATTACTGTGGCTGATGTGGGCGATACAGTGTTGGCGGATACGGTAGGTTTTATCCGGCATTTGCCGCATGATCTGGTTGCTGCTTTTAAAGCGACATTACAAGAAACACGGCAAGCCTCATTACTGCTACACATTATTGATGCAGCTGATCCTCGGGTGGCCGAGAATATGGCCGCAGTCGATTCTGTATTGGCAGAAATCGAGGCGGATGAAATCCCTACATTATTAGTAATGAATAAAATTGATTTGTTGGATGATTTTATCCCGCGAATTGATCGCAACGAAGAAAATCTGCCAGTCAGAGTTTGGCTTTCGGCCCAAACCGGCGCAGGTATCCCGTTGCTCTTTCAAGCGTTAACGGAGCGTCTTTCAGGTGAAATCGCACACTTTGAATTACGTTTGCCGCCTCAGGCAGGCCGTTTACGCAGCCGTTTTTACCAGCTTCAGGCAATTGAAAAAGAGTGGATAGACGAGGACGGGAATGTCGGTATGGTGGTAAGAATGCCTATCGTTGATTGGCGTCGTCTCTGTAAGCAAGAGCAAGATTTGGTCAGTTATATTGTTAATGAGCCAGTACGGCTAATTGATTGA